The uncultured Eubacteriales bacterium region TGCCCCTTGGTGGTATCGGCGGCGGGCTTCACTACAAACTGATACCCCCAGGACGGCAGGACGTAGCAGAAGGTGTCGCTGCTCTCAACTGCGGCGCTCCACTCGGGAGCCCAGGGATCCACGCCCAGGTCGTAGCCTTTCTCCGTGATGGTCTTGGCCATGTCCATAAAGGACAGCATGGACTCGTCGATAACCAGCTTGTCGTCCACCACCCAGGGATGAGCCCGGTTAGAGAACTGCATGTTCATAATATCCTGCCAGCTGGCGAACATCTTAATGCCCTTGTCCTTGAGCTTGGAGGCCACGTCCAGCATGGCATCGTTGCTGCCCAGCATGGCGGCCACCTCCGCGGGGTCGTCGGTGCCCAGGACCTCCTTCGCCATGTCCCGGCGGTACATGATGGAGCCTGGGCTGGCCTGCCAGCTCAGCGCCCGGAGCGCACCGTTCCCATCGGTGCCTACGCTCGCGACATAGCCCCACACGTCGGAGGTGTCGGCATTATAAGGGGCCTGGCTTAAATCGTCCCAGTAGCCCGAGTTCACCAGGTATTTCACATAGTCGGATTCACCGGTAAAGATGTCCGGCGCACCCTGGCCGCTTGCCAGAGTTGGAGTCAGCTTGGCGATAAAGTCGGCGTTGGGCACCACGGTGATATTAACGGTCACATCGGGGTAAAGCTTGTTGAACCCCTCTACGAAGCGGCCCAGCTCCTCGCCGGAGGACCAGACCTCCAGCGTGCCGGAGAGACCTGCGGGCTCATCGGTGCCCACGCTGTCCGTGGGCTCTGCGGGGGATGCGGAAGGCGAAGCGGAAGGCGTGCCGCCGCAAGCGGCCAGGGGAAGGACCATCGCGAGAGTGAGCAGAGTTGCAAGCAGTTTCTTT contains the following coding sequences:
- a CDS encoding conserved exported hypothetical protein (Evidence 4 : Homologs of previously reported genes of unknown function), translating into MKKKLLATLLTLAMVLPLAACGGTPSASPSASPAEPTDSVGTDEPAGLSGTLEVWSSGEELGRFVEGFNKLYPDVTVNITVVPNADFIAKLTPTLASGQGAPDIFTGESDYVKYLVNSGYWDDLSQAPYNADTSDVWGYVASVGTDGNGALRALSWQASPGSIMYRRDMAKEVLGTDDPAEVAAMLGSNDAMLDVASKLKDKGIKMFASWQDIMNMQFSNRAHPWVVDDKLVIDESMLSFMDMAKTITEKGYDLGVDPWAPEWSAAVESSDTFCYVLPSWGYQFVVKPAADTTKGQWAMCQGPVPYVKGGTWLGIYKDSPNKALAWAFLEYCCLNSEAQQTYAAEYGEYVSLKSADEALAAGAGEEVLGGQNPFAFYNEQMAKIPGDLMTAYDGTINTVFLSAAKAYATGVLNKDEAVQQFKADVANAYPELTID